The Gossypium hirsutum isolate 1008001.06 chromosome D03, Gossypium_hirsutum_v2.1, whole genome shotgun sequence genomic interval taaattttccaagttttacaattatttttataatgcaagtgtcttttttcttcaattttcatagtttgagatattttagattttttttatgttattttgtactCTTATTGCAATTTATATTACTGCCATTCAATAACTCTATAATATAAAAAGATGGTGTTGATTCAAATCGCAAGGACTCGAGCCTAATGTGAAACATTAGTAAATGTTTtggtatttaattattaataaaaaaatttaggtgagtcaattatgaaaaattaaaaaataattatctaatcatttaatttgatttttttaatcaccgaacaccaaaaatataaaataattaagtcaaataaacattttataattaaaattttatttagtttagtgaacatttttttactaaaataatcattttataaaattaggtaaaaaatagaattaaaaaagcaactaaaatattcaaaatctGACATAAAAACAAAAAGCAATAGTAGTAGAAAAGCGTCATTAGAGAAACAGGTTTGGATTCAAAATCCCGACCCCACCGCTTCAAGGAATCCGTTAGCAGCATCACTAAACTGAAGCATAAGAAAAACAACTCCCCATCTCATCTCTGCGTCTCTTCTTAAAAACAAAAACACAAGATTTCGCATAAATTCGAAATTCCATTCGTTTTGCTGGAAATTCACCGATGCTAACTTACTGTAGTGGCAAAACAAAGAAAGAGGTCAAGGAGTGAGTGACAGAGGCAGAGGAGGCATTGATTAAAACGATGTCAGTTTTGGAGGAAAACCCAGATTCCCCGTTGAAGAAGAGGCCGCCGCGCTGGTCGGACATTTGGCTCAAGAAAACAAAGCCATTGAAGCATGTGGTGTTCGCTATGCAGCTTCAGTCTTTAGCTTCTAAAGACCCCAAATCCCAAACCCTTATCCCCCATTTCGCTAACATCGACCGAACTCTTCTCTTGTCCGACGAGCTCCTCCTAAAAATCCTCTCTAAGCTACCCCTTTCTCAAAGGAACCCTAACTCCCTTGTCTGCAAACGGTGGCTCTATCTCCAAGGCCGTTTGGTTCGGTCCTTGAAGATCCTAGATTGGAACTTTCTCGTTTCAGGTCGGTTAATCACTAGATTCCCTAACTTAGCACACGTGGATTTGCTCAATGGCTGTTTGTTTTCACCCCGAAATTCCGGGATTCTGTTAACTCATCGGATGGTTTCGATGCAAATGAGGTATGGGAATTGTTCAAATTGGGAGCTTTTGGAAGAAAACCTATTGCCTGTTGAAGTTGTTGATGGAGGTCTACAAGCACTTGCTAATGGCTTCCCCAATCTTCGAAGACTTGTGGTAATTAACGCCAGCGAGTTGGGGTTGTTAACCTTGGCTGAAGAATGTTTGACACTACAAGAGCTTGAGTTACATAAGTGTAACGACAACGTTTTACGAGGGATTGCAGCGTGTGAGAATTTGCAAATCCTGAAACTTGTCGGAAACGTTGACGGTCTTTATTGTTCATTGGTTTCCGATGTTGGGTTAACTATCCTAGCTCAAGGGTGCAAGAGGTTAGTTAAGCTTGAACTTAGTGGTTGTGAAGGGAGTTTTGATGGGATTAAAGCCATTGGGCAATGCTGTTTAATGCTTGAAGAATTAACTATTTGTGATCATAGAATGGAAGATGGATGGTTGGCTGCATTGTCTTATTGTGAGAATTTGAAGACTTTGAGGTTGCTGTCTTGTAAGAGGATCTACTTGGATCCCGGCCCCGATGAGTACTTGGGGTTTTGTCCGTCTCTCGAGCGATTGCATTTGCAAAAGTGTCAATTGCGGAGTAAGAAGAGTGTGAGAGCTTTGTTTCGAGTATGTGAAGCTGTCAGAGAGGTTGTTGTTTTGGACTGCTGGGGATTGGACAACGATATGTTCACCTTTGCTAGTGTTTGCAGgtaattaattgttcttgttttgTTCTTTTATGAATCTCTTAGCCTGTTTTCATTACCTTTGCTTGCTTGcctgaatgaaagaaaaagaaaaagggttagTTAATTGCCATCGAGTCATGTACCTCAGGTAGATGTGCTTTATTAGATTGTTAGCGGAAATTTATGATCATAATGTTTGTTAGGTAGCAATATGATGAGCATTGATTTATTTAGTgacatggaagaatatgaaaTCTGGGAACAGGGATTTGGACAACCGACATTGTTTTTGATTGAGAAACTAAGTCATTTATTTTTCTCGCAGGAGAGTGAAGTTCTTATCTTTAGAAGGATGCTCATTACTGACAACTGAAGGTTTGGAAGCCACGGTTCTTTCGTGGTTGGACCTCGAAACTCTGGTAGTCGTATCATGCAAGAACATAAAGGAAAGTGACATATCTCCCGCACTCGCAACCTTATTCTGTAATCTTATAGAGTTGCGGTGGAGGCCAGACGCCAAATCTTTGCTTTCGTCGAGTCTTATGGGAACTGGCATGGGAAAAAAAGGTGGGAAATTTTTCAAAAGGACGTGAGACGCAGAATTTTCAGGTATCAAGGATTCGGTTCTTTGCTGCCGATGCAATGATGTACTTCTAACATGGAAATATTTTATCCGTCGCTTCCCTTTCTGTAAGACTAACTAGGTTAGCGAACAGAGAACGGATTATTAGAATTTTGGTGTAATTTATAATGTAAAACATTTCTTATATATCCTTATTATGGATATCTGAATGTGTGGACTGTAGAGAGAAATGCATTAACATTACTCCAAGAGTTTGGCTTTcgttcattattattttttcattaattattaaTAGACTTATCAGCTTACTTGTATGTGTAGGATTCTTTCATAAATTATGGAAGCTGAATTTGTAGACTGTGACCTAAGTTACATTGAAAAG includes:
- the LOC107949676 gene encoding F-box protein At5g07670 yields the protein MSVLEENPDSPLKKRPPRWSDIWLKKTKPLKHVVFAMQLQSLASKDPKSQTLIPHFANIDRTLLLSDELLLKILSKLPLSQRNPNSLVCKRWLYLQGRLVRSLKILDWNFLVSGRLITRFPNLAHVDLLNGCLFSPRNSGILLTHRMVSMQMRYGNCSNWELLEENLLPVEVVDGGLQALANGFPNLRRLVVINASELGLLTLAEECLTLQELELHKCNDNVLRGIAACENLQILKLVGNVDGLYCSLVSDVGLTILAQGCKRLVKLELSGCEGSFDGIKAIGQCCLMLEELTICDHRMEDGWLAALSYCENLKTLRLLSCKRIYLDPGPDEYLGFCPSLERLHLQKCQLRSKKSVRALFRVCEAVREVVVLDCWGLDNDMFTFASVCRRVKFLSLEGCSLLTTEGLEATVLSWLDLETLVVVSCKNIKESDISPALATLFCNLIELRWRPDAKSLLSSSLMGTGMGKKGGKFFKRT